A single region of the Jatrophihabitans sp. GAS493 genome encodes:
- a CDS encoding flagellar basal body rod protein FlgC, with amino-acid sequence MPLFDAISTTGTGMETYQTWLDTIANNIANINTVSPTSGPAFQATYVQAAANGAGSTGVGTGVHVEKLAQGSAEGRVTYDPSSPVADKDGYVRLPDIDMGEQMGNMIMAQRALQANAAVVDRAKQCYQAALDIGKNARS; translated from the coding sequence ATGCCACTCTTTGACGCGATCTCGACCACGGGCACCGGTATGGAGACATACCAGACGTGGCTCGACACCATCGCCAACAACATCGCCAACATCAACACCGTGAGCCCGACCTCCGGCCCGGCGTTTCAGGCGACCTACGTGCAGGCGGCCGCGAACGGTGCCGGTTCGACCGGTGTCGGCACCGGCGTGCACGTCGAGAAGCTCGCCCAGGGCTCAGCCGAAGGGCGTGTCACCTACGACCCGAGCAGCCCGGTCGCCGACAAGGACGGCTATGTCCGCCTTCCCGACATCGACATGGGTGAGCAGATGGGCAACATGATCATGGCCCAGCGAGCGCTGCAGGCCAACGCCGCCGTCGTCGACCGCGCCAAGCAGTGCTACCAGGCCGCGCTCGACATCGGCAAGAACGCTCGATCCTGA
- the fliF gene encoding flagellar basal-body MS-ring/collar protein FliF: MKDQLLGFLQRVWNGFLAFSPGQKAVSIVALLAVTIGGYVFTQWAAKPTYSPLFTNLSATDASAIIDKLNTNKVPYQLAAGGTEIDVPQANLYAQRLAISAAGLPSSGSSGYSLLDKEGVTTSDFKQQVDYQRAVEGELSMTIKSIQGVNAAAVHLAIPQQDVFNDGTVKTTASVLLTTAPGTTLNSGQVQSVVNLVANSVPGLATADVTVSDSTGKVLSAGDGTDSSTSADTQTAATKDYNSRLSSSLQTMLDQLVGAGHSSVIANAQLNFDKTDSSSKTYVYTPGTPPTSESTTNEAYTGTGNAGGGILGAGGTSAAQQSAVSVAGTSASSATANGAYSKTSDTKDNAVGTVTTNTVAAPGAVSKLNVAVVLDSSVPNVNKTAITNLITSATGLNPARGDQLAIEAMPFDTSAAKQAAQASATADAAAKAAAKKAQFNSMLRTGGLVVLVLAVIIGTLIAGRRRRKAAERAALEEPDEMDDLIHQLQYETPQEVIVEPSPSLTQASAGQEELANQRRVLVSLAENQPQDVARVMRSWLSSNN, translated from the coding sequence ATGAAGGACCAACTTCTGGGGTTCCTCCAGCGTGTCTGGAATGGCTTCCTCGCCTTCTCACCGGGGCAGAAGGCGGTGTCGATCGTCGCCCTGCTCGCCGTCACCATCGGCGGCTACGTCTTCACCCAGTGGGCGGCCAAGCCGACCTACTCGCCGCTGTTCACCAACCTCTCGGCCACCGACGCCAGCGCCATCATCGACAAGCTGAACACCAACAAGGTTCCGTACCAGCTCGCCGCCGGTGGCACCGAGATCGACGTTCCGCAGGCCAACCTCTACGCGCAGCGCCTGGCGATCAGCGCGGCCGGCCTACCCTCCTCGGGCTCCAGCGGCTACAGCCTGCTGGACAAGGAGGGCGTCACCACCTCGGACTTCAAGCAGCAGGTCGACTACCAGCGCGCCGTCGAGGGCGAACTCTCGATGACCATCAAGTCGATCCAGGGCGTCAACGCCGCGGCCGTTCACCTCGCGATCCCGCAGCAGGACGTCTTCAACGACGGGACGGTGAAGACCACCGCATCGGTGCTGCTCACCACCGCCCCCGGCACGACGCTGAACAGCGGGCAGGTGCAGTCGGTCGTCAATCTCGTCGCCAACAGCGTTCCGGGTCTGGCCACCGCCGACGTCACCGTCTCGGACTCGACCGGGAAGGTGCTCTCCGCTGGGGATGGCACTGACTCCTCGACCAGCGCCGATACCCAGACCGCGGCCACCAAGGACTACAACAGCCGGCTCTCCAGCTCGCTGCAGACGATGCTCGATCAGCTCGTCGGGGCCGGCCACTCGTCGGTCATCGCCAACGCGCAGCTGAACTTCGACAAGACCGACTCCTCCTCCAAGACCTACGTCTACACGCCGGGCACGCCGCCGACCTCGGAGTCGACGACCAACGAGGCCTACACCGGAACCGGCAACGCCGGCGGTGGCATCCTCGGCGCCGGTGGCACGTCGGCTGCGCAGCAGTCGGCGGTAAGCGTCGCCGGCACGTCGGCCAGCAGCGCCACCGCCAACGGTGCCTACAGCAAGACCAGCGACACCAAGGACAACGCCGTCGGGACGGTAACGACGAACACCGTCGCCGCCCCGGGCGCGGTCAGCAAGCTCAACGTCGCCGTGGTGCTGGACAGCAGTGTCCCCAACGTCAACAAGACCGCGATCACCAACCTGATCACCTCGGCCACCGGGTTGAACCCGGCCCGCGGCGACCAGCTGGCCATCGAGGCGATGCCCTTCGACACCAGCGCGGCCAAGCAGGCGGCTCAGGCCTCGGCCACCGCCGACGCCGCAGCCAAGGCCGCGGCGAAGAAGGCCCAATTCAACTCGATGCTGCGTACCGGTGGCCTGGTGGTGCTCGTGTTGGCCGTCATCATCGGAACTCTGATCGCCGGTCGACGCCGCCGCAAGGCCGCCGAACGAGCGGCGCTGGAGGAGCCCGACGAGATGGACGACCTGATCCACCAGCTGCAGTACGAGACGCCGCAGGAGGTCATCGTCGAGCCGTCACCATCGCTCACCCAGGCCTCCGCCGGGCAGGAGGAGCTGGCCAACCAGCGCCGAGTGCTGGTGAGCCTGGCCGAGAACCAGCCTCAGGACGTCGCCCGAGTCATGCGTAGCTGGCTCAGCTCCAACAATTAG
- a CDS encoding flagellar hook assembly protein FlgD → MTSPVSSVSTPTATVPSTTNLNAASVDNTSLSPDAFLQLLVAQLKYQDPSKPVDTSTFMNETATLSQVQTMQTLSSNSVNTLNAQQVQAATSMVGHNISYTDSAGNLATGLVSAATISGTTPSLQVGTKTVALTDVQQVLSS, encoded by the coding sequence ATGACAAGCCCAGTTAGTTCGGTAAGCACGCCGACGGCGACGGTGCCATCGACCACGAACTTGAATGCGGCTTCGGTCGACAACACCTCGTTGTCCCCGGACGCATTCCTGCAGCTGCTCGTCGCGCAGCTGAAGTATCAGGACCCGAGCAAGCCGGTTGACACCTCGACCTTCATGAACGAGACGGCAACCCTGTCCCAGGTGCAGACCATGCAGACGCTCTCCAGCAACAGCGTGAACACGTTGAACGCGCAGCAGGTGCAGGCGGCGACGAGCATGGTCGGGCACAACATCAGCTACACCGACAGCGCCGGCAACCTCGCGACGGGCCTGGTCAGCGCCGCCACCATCTCCGGCACGACACCGTCACTGCAGGTCGGCACCAAGACGGTCGCCCTGACCGACGTCCAGCAGGTTCTCTCCAGCTAA
- the fliS gene encoding flagellar export chaperone FliS: protein MASDDARARYLSDRVLTASPAQRVVMLYDRLGLDITRARAAHEADDATLAATHVSHAVQIVAELRSSLNITTWKGAQDLASLYSYLLVKLLDAGRPEGAELLPHLATIVLDLRTAWGQAADDLSDERTHAAGGHLAGRVA from the coding sequence GTGGCATCCGACGACGCACGCGCGCGATACCTGTCCGACCGCGTACTGACGGCCTCACCGGCCCAGCGGGTCGTCATGCTCTACGACCGCCTCGGCCTGGACATCACCCGCGCCCGCGCGGCCCACGAGGCCGACGATGCGACGCTCGCCGCCACGCACGTCTCGCACGCCGTTCAGATCGTCGCCGAACTCCGCTCCAGCCTCAACATCACGACGTGGAAGGGCGCGCAGGATCTGGCGTCGCTCTACAGCTACCTGCTGGTCAAGCTGCTCGACGCCGGCCGCCCGGAGGGCGCCGAACTCCTCCCGCACCTGGCCACCATCGTGCTGGACCTGCGTACCGCGTGGGGGCAGGCCGCTGATGACCTCAGCGATGAGCGCACCCACGCCGCCGGTGGCCACCTCGCCGGACGAGTGGCCTGA
- a CDS encoding FliH/SctL family protein, with protein MPNLPAAAAAVTSPLPELPGAPKLAPLGFDIATSAGVPSTLTEQARSEARAVGYATGWSTGVREAREAMAAKLAAAEAEAAALIADTRARLATVLVAIDVAATALEQQSVPGAEEMEESLIGCAVELTEALLTRELSSIDTASDALARTLALAPAGEPVTISLAPRDYATLAVDPSGAVYPALVSTYRRSITVAADASLQPGDAVVQCGATTVDGRLSAGMQRVREALAS; from the coding sequence TTGCCTAACCTTCCCGCCGCCGCCGCTGCGGTCACCTCACCGCTGCCGGAGCTCCCCGGCGCACCCAAGTTGGCGCCGCTCGGCTTCGACATCGCGACGTCGGCCGGGGTCCCGTCGACCCTGACCGAACAGGCTCGCTCCGAGGCCCGCGCCGTCGGCTACGCCACCGGCTGGTCGACCGGCGTCCGGGAGGCCCGCGAAGCGATGGCGGCCAAGCTTGCGGCCGCCGAGGCCGAGGCGGCGGCGCTGATCGCCGACACCCGCGCCCGGCTGGCCACCGTCCTCGTCGCCATCGACGTCGCCGCCACCGCGCTCGAGCAGCAGTCGGTGCCCGGGGCCGAGGAGATGGAGGAGAGCCTCATCGGCTGCGCCGTCGAGCTCACCGAGGCCCTGCTGACCCGCGAACTGAGCAGCATCGACACCGCCTCCGACGCGCTGGCCCGCACCCTGGCGCTGGCGCCGGCCGGCGAACCGGTGACGATCTCCCTCGCCCCGCGCGACTACGCGACGCTGGCCGTCGACCCGTCCGGCGCGGTCTACCCGGCCCTCGTCTCGACCTACCGCCGCAGCATCACCGTCGCCGCCGACGCATCGCTGCAGCCCGGTGACGCCGTCGTCCAGTGCGGAGCCACCACCGTCGACGGACGGCTCAGCGCCGGCATGCAGCGCGTCCGTGAGGCCCTCGCCTCATGA
- a CDS encoding NlpC/P60 family protein, which translates to MTAPTAIADVLSRVAAIQNQINTLAGVKPTTSTTATASTTAAASSSTSGASGTDFSSLLSQLNGSSDATGGPGATDSTSTATGDAAVSAAESYLGTPYVWGGESSTGIDCSGLTQASYKSLGISLPRTAAEQQKVGTAVDSIADAKPGDLIFYGNPAHHVTMYIGNNKLIEAPTEGQSVHIKTVYGHPSSIRRVVSDSSVSSGYSSATSPAVSGTGLNAAVMKYSAQFKAAETKYGLPTGLLAAVAQQESGGNTSAMSKAGAVGLMQFMPSTAAGLGVDPLNPSSAIDGAGRMYAGLLSKYSGSVPLALAAYNAGSGAVDKYGGIPPYSETQNYVKKVTALMTTKGAQLS; encoded by the coding sequence ATGACCGCACCCACCGCTATCGCCGACGTGCTCAGCCGCGTCGCCGCGATCCAGAACCAGATCAACACGCTCGCCGGGGTCAAACCGACCACGTCCACCACCGCGACGGCGAGCACCACCGCGGCGGCGTCTTCGTCGACCTCGGGCGCCTCCGGAACCGACTTCTCCTCGCTGCTCTCCCAGCTCAACGGATCCAGCGATGCCACCGGTGGCCCCGGGGCGACCGATTCGACTTCGACGGCCACCGGTGACGCCGCCGTCTCGGCCGCCGAGTCCTACCTCGGCACGCCCTACGTCTGGGGCGGCGAGAGCTCGACCGGCATCGACTGCTCGGGGCTGACCCAGGCCTCCTACAAATCATTGGGGATCTCGCTGCCGCGCACCGCCGCCGAGCAGCAGAAGGTCGGCACCGCGGTGGACAGTATCGCCGACGCCAAGCCGGGCGACCTCATCTTCTATGGCAATCCGGCCCACCACGTGACGATGTACATCGGCAACAACAAGCTCATCGAGGCTCCCACCGAGGGTCAGAGCGTTCACATCAAGACCGTCTACGGCCACCCCTCCTCGATCCGCCGAGTCGTCTCCGACTCCAGCGTCTCCTCCGGTTACAGCTCGGCCACCTCGCCGGCGGTGAGCGGCACCGGCCTCAACGCCGCCGTGATGAAGTACTCCGCGCAGTTCAAGGCGGCCGAGACCAAGTACGGTCTGCCGACCGGCCTGCTGGCCGCGGTGGCCCAGCAGGAGTCCGGCGGCAACACGTCGGCGATGAGCAAGGCCGGCGCGGTCGGCCTCATGCAGTTCATGCCGAGCACCGCGGCCGGTCTGGGTGTCGACCCGCTGAACCCCTCTTCGGCCATCGACGGCGCGGGACGCATGTATGCCGGCCTGCTCAGCAAATACAGCGGCTCCGTCCCACTGGCTCTGGCCGCCTACAACGCCGGCTCCGGAGCGGTCGACAAGTACGGGGGCATCCCGCCGTACAGCGAGACCCAGAACTACGTAAAGAAAGTCACCGCCTTGATGACCACGAAGGGAGCGCAGCTGTCATGA
- a CDS encoding flagellar hook-length control protein FliK, whose translation MSATNVALLSVAATPLSQPTSPRVQRRSEEESSSQQEGSTSNATTSTSASTATGTDASASTDATTTAQGSEKSGAAARRHSSTAAATEFAALLAGSIAAGSVTPVAAPTVPSAPNPATDATAAVDPTTSASGDPALLAGLAALLATPAAGTSTANVSAPATATGSVDTTLSLADATLGSAAAPATAPTATATATTLATASGTPSAAFTALVADATAIAAADSANSANSGTSANSATAQDASTADPELGAAQDPLTAQTGRPATGAAATPSAAGASATTPAAGTAIPASFAAALAAQSSTAQSSTAQSSTAQSSTAKSSTQSATADAATAPAAATSATSGVATASDRPAVPNAPLSADALVVSQTGNSVSVQQAINALTQPVPVAAPAAPIAAAAPPAAVAQQLSTPLNALLATASGQHQLTIDLHPAELGAVRVIAHIENGQISVTLNAATASGHDALSDSLGDLSRNLQSHGFTGVDVSLGNGRGGNDDASTRGGNAGHGDGGEGGAGRVQPTARLRSASTDTALDRLL comes from the coding sequence ATGAGCGCAACCAACGTCGCCCTGCTCAGCGTCGCCGCCACCCCGCTCAGCCAGCCGACTTCACCGCGGGTCCAGCGCCGCAGCGAAGAGGAGTCGTCTTCGCAGCAGGAGGGCAGCACCTCGAACGCAACCACGAGCACCTCGGCGAGCACTGCAACTGGCACCGACGCCTCGGCGAGCACCGACGCGACCACCACGGCTCAGGGCAGCGAGAAGAGTGGCGCGGCGGCTCGCCGGCACTCCTCGACCGCCGCTGCGACCGAGTTCGCCGCGCTGCTGGCCGGCTCAATCGCCGCCGGTTCGGTCACTCCGGTAGCCGCGCCAACGGTGCCGTCCGCACCGAACCCGGCGACCGACGCGACGGCTGCGGTCGATCCAACCACCAGCGCCTCCGGCGACCCAGCGCTGCTGGCCGGTCTGGCCGCGCTGCTCGCCACCCCGGCCGCCGGCACCTCGACGGCCAATGTTTCAGCACCGGCCACCGCTACCGGCAGCGTCGATACGACGCTCAGCCTCGCCGATGCGACGCTCGGCTCCGCCGCGGCGCCGGCCACCGCACCGACCGCAACTGCGACGGCGACAACGCTGGCGACTGCGAGCGGGACCCCGAGCGCCGCCTTCACCGCCCTGGTGGCCGACGCGACAGCGATAGCGGCTGCCGACTCAGCCAACTCAGCCAACTCAGGCACCTCAGCCAACTCAGCCACGGCCCAGGACGCCTCGACCGCCGACCCGGAGTTGGGCGCGGCCCAGGATCCGCTGACCGCGCAGACCGGCCGACCGGCGACCGGGGCGGCCGCAACCCCGTCGGCCGCAGGCGCATCCGCCACCACCCCGGCGGCGGGCACGGCCATCCCGGCGTCCTTCGCCGCCGCGCTGGCCGCCCAATCGAGCACCGCCCAATCGAGCACCGCCCAATCGAGCACCGCCCAATCGAGCACCGCCAAATCGAGCACCCAGTCAGCCACCGCCGACGCAGCCACCGCGCCGGCTGCCGCCACTTCGGCGACGTCCGGCGTCGCCACGGCCAGCGACCGACCGGCCGTACCCAACGCGCCGCTCAGCGCGGATGCCCTGGTGGTCAGCCAGACCGGAAACTCCGTCTCGGTGCAGCAGGCGATCAACGCCCTCACCCAGCCCGTCCCGGTGGCGGCACCGGCGGCCCCGATCGCCGCCGCGGCTCCGCCGGCCGCGGTCGCCCAGCAGCTGAGCACTCCGCTGAACGCGCTCCTCGCGACGGCCAGCGGGCAGCATCAGCTCACCATCGACCTGCACCCGGCTGAGCTCGGCGCGGTGCGGGTGATCGCACATATCGAGAACGGCCAGATCAGCGTCACGCTCAACGCCGCCACCGCGAGCGGCCACGATGCCCTCAGCGACAGCCTCGGTGACCTCAGCCGGAACCTGCAGAGCCACGGCTTCACCGGGGTTGATGTATCCCTCGGCAACGGTCGCGGCGGCAACGACGACGCCTCGACCCGAGGCGGCAACGCGGGACACGGCGACGGCGGCGAGGGCGGAGCGGGGCGCGTCCAGCCCACCGCTCGGCTGCGCAGCGCCTCGACCGACACCGCACTCGATCGGCTGCTCTGA
- a CDS encoding flagellar basal body protein translates to MLDDVTSVTLQAAMTGLAQRQRVTANNIANVETSGYIAQRVSFEDSLASAFNAGNPASTVVQQTASTDNSGVNGNNVNLSSEIVIDEETTMQNQLVAGALTAKYGLISTVLQG, encoded by the coding sequence GTGCTCGACGACGTCACGTCGGTGACACTGCAAGCGGCCATGACCGGCCTCGCGCAGCGCCAACGAGTAACTGCCAACAACATCGCCAACGTCGAGACGTCTGGCTACATAGCCCAGCGCGTCTCCTTCGAGGACAGCCTGGCCAGTGCGTTCAACGCCGGCAACCCTGCCTCGACCGTTGTGCAGCAGACAGCCTCCACCGACAACTCCGGTGTGAACGGCAACAACGTCAACCTCAGTTCTGAGATCGTCATCGATGAAGAGACGACCATGCAGAACCAGCTCGTCGCCGGCGCCTTGACCGCCAAGTACGGGCTGATCAGCACTGTTCTGCAGGGCTGA
- the fliG gene encoding flagellar motor switch protein FliG, which produces MAATATATPILTVVPNDASANPAALSLAPAPIVAPDPLAGLTGKQKAAVLMLQLGREESAKVLGRLDEDELEELSAEIVRMGKVPTEVSVAVLAEFAGELATGATTRGGMDQAREMLIRALGDKRAGAILERLSASIVELPFSFMQNLDSRQIVSFLGDEHPQTIALVLAHLPAPLAAAILTGLPREQQSDVAHRIAVMDRTSPDLIRKVESSLERRISSLGVASELASAVGGVRPLVEIINRADRGTERQILEGLELHDADLADEVRSQMFMFEDLVGLEDRAIQLVLRQIQAADLATALKGVAANVRDRVMQNMSERAALTLAEEIDVLGPVRIQVVEEAQANVVRVIRELEESGQIQVRRGDEEEFVA; this is translated from the coding sequence ATGGCCGCGACTGCAACCGCCACCCCGATTCTCACGGTGGTTCCGAACGATGCCTCCGCCAACCCCGCTGCTCTGTCACTGGCCCCTGCTCCGATCGTCGCGCCCGACCCGTTGGCCGGCCTGACCGGTAAGCAGAAGGCCGCGGTGCTGATGCTGCAGCTCGGTCGCGAGGAGAGCGCGAAGGTTCTGGGCCGGCTGGATGAGGACGAGCTCGAGGAGCTCAGTGCTGAGATCGTGCGGATGGGGAAGGTGCCGACCGAGGTCTCGGTTGCGGTACTGGCCGAGTTCGCGGGGGAGTTGGCCACCGGCGCCACCACCCGCGGCGGCATGGACCAGGCCCGCGAGATGCTGATCCGGGCCCTCGGTGACAAGCGGGCCGGGGCGATCCTGGAGCGGCTCTCGGCCAGCATCGTCGAACTCCCCTTCAGTTTCATGCAGAACCTCGACTCCCGTCAGATCGTCTCCTTCCTCGGCGACGAGCACCCGCAGACGATCGCGCTGGTCCTGGCCCACCTCCCGGCGCCACTGGCCGCCGCCATCCTCACCGGACTGCCGCGCGAGCAGCAATCGGACGTGGCCCACCGCATCGCCGTGATGGACCGCACCTCGCCCGACCTGATCCGCAAGGTCGAGTCCAGCCTGGAGCGGCGCATCTCCTCCCTCGGGGTGGCCAGCGAGCTCGCCTCGGCGGTGGGTGGTGTGCGACCGCTGGTGGAGATCATCAACCGTGCCGATCGGGGCACCGAGCGGCAGATCCTCGAGGGTCTGGAGCTGCACGACGCCGACCTGGCCGACGAGGTCCGCAGCCAGATGTTCATGTTCGAAGACCTGGTCGGCCTGGAGGATCGGGCGATTCAGCTGGTGCTGCGTCAGATCCAAGCCGCCGACCTGGCCACCGCGCTCAAGGGTGTCGCGGCGAACGTCCGTGACCGGGTCATGCAGAACATGTCCGAACGCGCCGCCCTCACCCTGGCCGAGGAGATCGACGTGCTCGGTCCGGTGCGCATCCAGGTCGTCGAGGAGGCACAGGCCAACGTGGTCCGGGTCATCCGCGAACTCGAAGAGTCGGGCCAGATCCAGGTCCGCCGCGGCGACGAGGAGGAGTTCGTTGCCTAA
- the fliE gene encoding flagellar hook-basal body complex protein FliE — protein sequence MTIPAIGAISAALPSTTSVADLSGLTGTASAAPATTGTSAASGTSFGDMLSNGLNSVQAAQSNADNLAVQAATGQLTNVADYTIAATQASLMTSLASTLRTKAVDAFNQVMGMQA from the coding sequence ATGACTATCCCCGCCATCGGTGCGATCTCCGCTGCTCTTCCCTCGACCACTTCGGTCGCCGACCTCTCCGGCCTCACCGGCACGGCCAGCGCCGCACCGGCGACCACCGGGACGTCGGCCGCCTCCGGCACCTCGTTCGGCGACATGCTCTCGAACGGGCTGAACTCGGTGCAGGCCGCCCAGAGCAACGCAGACAACCTGGCCGTGCAGGCGGCGACCGGTCAGCTGACCAACGTCGCCGACTACACCATCGCCGCGACGCAGGCCTCGCTGATGACCAGCCTGGCCTCGACGCTGCGCACCAAGGCCGTCGACGCTTTTAACCAGGTCATGGGGATGCAGGCCTGA
- a CDS encoding FliI/YscN family ATPase: protein MTTLLNSDRVVHALHTAPPEISGIVSEVRGLSATIRGISARVGDIVHLHHGEISTPAEVVSVQGDSAACLPLGTLAGIGSGDRVTSTGGPLEIEVGEALLGHVLDGLGHRLDGGKLPSGLHTATVESTPPDALTRQRVDVAMPLGVRAIDTLIPVGRGQRMGIFAGSGVGKSSLLSMIMHGTQAEITVLALVGERGREVREFLEDDLGPEGMRNAIVVVATSDQPPMVRLRAAFVATRIAEWFRDSGKQVLLMMDSITRLAMAQREIGLSVGEPPATRGYPPSVFAMLPQLLERAGGSDKGSITGLYTVLVEGDDHNEPIADTARSILDGHIVLDRKLATAGHFPSIDVLQSVSRVANAVTTPEQRELSQVTRQLLDARRDVKELVEIGAYVAGTNPRADVALTLWPQLEHFLRQGLHTEADATQSWQMLASILNLED from the coding sequence ATGACCACACTCCTCAACAGCGACCGCGTCGTGCACGCGCTGCACACCGCGCCGCCGGAGATCTCCGGGATCGTGTCGGAGGTCCGTGGACTCTCGGCCACCATCCGCGGCATCTCGGCCCGGGTCGGTGACATCGTGCACCTGCACCATGGCGAGATCTCGACCCCGGCCGAGGTCGTCTCGGTCCAGGGCGACTCGGCGGCCTGCCTGCCGCTCGGCACGCTCGCCGGAATCGGCAGCGGCGACCGGGTGACCAGCACCGGTGGACCGCTCGAGATCGAGGTCGGCGAGGCGCTGCTCGGCCACGTCCTGGACGGGCTCGGCCACCGCCTCGACGGCGGGAAGCTGCCCAGCGGGCTGCACACCGCAACGGTCGAGTCGACCCCGCCGGATGCACTCACCCGACAGCGGGTCGACGTCGCGATGCCGCTCGGGGTACGGGCCATCGACACCCTCATCCCGGTCGGGCGCGGCCAGCGGATGGGTATCTTCGCCGGCAGCGGCGTCGGCAAATCGAGCCTGCTCTCCATGATCATGCACGGCACCCAGGCCGAGATCACCGTCCTCGCGCTCGTCGGTGAACGAGGCCGAGAGGTCCGCGAGTTCCTCGAGGACGACCTCGGCCCGGAGGGGATGCGCAACGCAATCGTCGTCGTGGCCACCTCCGACCAGCCACCGATGGTGCGCCTGCGCGCCGCCTTCGTCGCCACCCGGATCGCCGAATGGTTTCGTGACAGCGGCAAGCAGGTGCTGCTCATGATGGACAGCATCACCCGCCTGGCCATGGCCCAGCGCGAGATCGGCCTCTCCGTCGGCGAACCACCGGCCACCCGGGGCTACCCGCCTTCGGTCTTCGCCATGCTGCCGCAGTTGCTGGAGCGCGCCGGCGGTTCGGACAAGGGCTCGATCACCGGGCTCTACACCGTCCTCGTCGAGGGTGATGACCACAACGAGCCGATCGCCGACACCGCCCGCTCGATCCTGGATGGGCACATCGTGCTGGACCGCAAGCTCGCCACCGCCGGGCACTTCCCGAGCATCGACGTACTGCAGTCGGTGTCGCGGGTCGCCAACGCGGTGACGACGCCGGAGCAGCGTGAGCTCTCCCAGGTGACCCGTCAGCTGCTCGACGCCCGACGCGACGTCAAGGAGCTGGTCGAGATCGGGGCCTACGTCGCCGGCACCAACCCGCGGGCCGATGTGGCGCTCACCCTCTGGCCGCAGCTCGAACACTTCCTTCGCCAGGGCCTGCACACCGAGGCTGACGCGACCCAGTCCTGGCAGATGCTCGCCTCGATCCTGAATCTGGAGGACTGA